A genomic window from Silurus meridionalis isolate SWU-2019-XX chromosome 21, ASM1480568v1, whole genome shotgun sequence includes:
- the LOC124403738 gene encoding pleckstrin homology-like domain family B member 3 isoform X1, producing MDTQKNQWEQGRTPPWLNLRADGRSSASSGAESDSEGSSSTESEGLSPDVFPVSCLRPKSGVNAHLPHLNSLRRRTGVDSQALTTQRRITELNQQKEELKIELHLEIALLEGELQTERERLRKHTTHLQILQESRQKPTHTQQERVKLEKERVRVEEMKTRWMEREKFTQTDRPRDTDTLLQIQQEKEMLDTAVRAFEDWEFRVLELESSVEEEKMNGETEREISREQHAINTAQEHVRQLKQQLKEMEREKEREMSSLRDEKRELLHQTHMFLKENQPVTDWSTTTGTASSMTSRSPVNNHKLVQGVVSTNRRRSSQRRGAERPMSVQGLVRNPDTSPLPHSKHRLSNGNANANGFHTQANSNNSSRAASPSLHLVDLVEIERKLQEAKAERERLLKEREERRRLDREDRQDKPNEKKTTHTHLHTPAHTHLHTNTDSWVEHKLSHNHNSPEHGVPLFLTLNFDLRAHVESLGHGVAGCLGVRLLPRRCCGFLTKRGGRVKTWRRRWFLFDMDHRRLAYYTDQDEKKLKGVIYFQAIEEVYYDHLRTATTSPRPSLTFCVKTYERLFFLVAPSAESMRIWMDVIVTATDEHSRY from the exons ATGGACACACAGAAGAACCAATGGGAGCAGGGCAGGACTCCACCCTGGCTCAACCTGCGGGCTGATGGAAGAAGCTCCGCCTCTTCGGGGGCAGAATCAGACTCGGAGGGCAGCAGCAGCACTGAAAGCGAGGGGCTGAGTCCAGACGTTTTTCCTGTCAGCTGTCTGAGGCCGAAGAGTGGAGTGAATGCACACCTTCCTCATCTTAACTCTCTTAGGAGAAGAACAGGCGTCGACTCCCAGGCTCTGACCACGCAACGACGAATCACAGAGCTTAATCAGCAGAAGGAGGAGCTAAAGATAGAG ctgcatTTAGAGATTGCACTGTTAGAGGGGGAGCTGCAGACTGAAAGAGAGCGACTGcgcaaacacacaacacatctaCAGATACTCCAGGAGTCCAGACagaaacctacacacacacaacag GAGCGAGTAAAGCTGGAGAAGGAGAGGGTAAGGGTGGAGGAAATGAAGAcaagatggatggagagagaaaaattcactcagacagacagaccgagagacacagacacactacTGCAGATACAAcag gaaaaGGAGATGTTGGACACTGCAGTCAGAGCTTTTGAGGACTGGGAGTTCCGTGTCCTTGAATTGGAAAGCAGTGTAGAGGAGGAGAAGATGAacggagagacagagagagaaatcagcCGAGAACAACACGCCATAAACACGGCACAG gagcacGTGAGGCAGTTGAAGCAGCAGCtgaaggagatggagagagaaaaggaaagagagatgaGTTCACTGAGAGATGAGAAGCGCGAACTCCTGCATCAAACACacatg TTTTTGAAAGAGAACCAGCCTGTCACTGATTGGTCCACCACCACTGGCACTGCCTCAAGTATGACATCACGGTCACCCGTTAACAACCACAAATTAGTGCAG ggtGTGGTGAGTACAAACCGGAGGCGGAGCTCCCAGCGTAGAGGGGCGGAGCGGCCAATGTCAGTGCAGG ggCTTGTGAGGAATCCTGACACTTCTCCACTTCCTCACTCCAAACATAGACTAAGTAATggaaatgctaatgctaacggcttccacacacaagcaaacagCAATAACAGCTCACGTGCAGCTAG cccAAGTCTGCATCTAGTCGACCTTGTGGAGATCGAGAGAAAACTACAGGAAGCGAAAGCAGAGAGGGAACGACTGCTGAAAGAGagg GAGGAAAGGAGACGTCTCGATCGAGAAGACAGACAAGACAAACCAAACgagaaaaaaaccacacacacacacctacacacacctgcacacacacatctacacactaaCACAGACTCTTGGGTGGAGCATAAATTGAGCCACAATCACAACTCTCCTgag CATGGTGTTCCTCTGTTCCTGACTCTGAACTTTGACCTTCGTGCTCATGTGgagagtctgggtcatggggtTGCTGGGTGTTTGGGTGTTCGGTTGTTGCCACGGCGATGTTGCGGTTTCCTGACGAAGCGAGGTGGCCGAGTGAAAACGTGGAGGCGAAGATGGTTCCTCTTCGACATGGACCACCGCAGACTGGCTTATTACACCG ATCAGGATGAGAAGAAGCTGAAGGGTGTGATCTACTTCCAGGCCATAGAAGAGGTTTATTACGATCATCTCCGAACTGCAACAACA TCTCCTCGGCCGAGTCTGACGTTCTGTGTGAAGACGTACGAGCGTCTGTTTTTCCTCGTGGCTCCGAGTGCTGAGAGCATGCGCATCTGGATGGATGTGATTGTAACGGCAACAGACGAACACAGTCGCTACTGA